One stretch of Sebastes umbrosus isolate fSebUmb1 chromosome 5, fSebUmb1.pri, whole genome shotgun sequence DNA includes these proteins:
- the alkal1 gene encoding protein ALKAL-like, translated as MQVERKWHILLTIFFLLITSGQCMDSKDVKQRERRTLLDLILQVIRDSQQRDKAVSRRCTSGLFSSAQDMKFSSREKPFYVPRLDNSRLIEIFPRDVNMKGKFIQHFTAGPVKFSSECRTHFHRLYHNTRDCSRPAYYKRCARLLTRLALSPLCMQS; from the exons ATGCAGGTGGAGAGGAAATGGCACATTCTGTTGACTATCTTCTTTCTGCTCATCACCTCTGGCCAGTGTATGGACAGCAAGGATGtcaagcagagagaaagaaggaccCTGTTGGATCTAATCTTACAGGTTATCAGAGACAGCCAGCAACGGGACAAAGCCGTGTCCAGGCGCTGCACCAGTGGACTCTTCTCCTCAGCCCAAGACATGAAGTTCTCCTCCCGTGAAAAGCCTTTCTATGTTCCTAGGCTGGATAACAGTAGACTCATAG aaATTTTTCCTAGAGATGTAAACATGAAAGGCAaattcattcagcatttcaCAG CAGGACCAGTCAAGTTCTCGTCGGAGTGCAGAACACACTTTCATAGACTTTATCACAACACAAGGGATTGCTCAAGACCAGCAT attacaaaAGATGTGCAAGATTGCTAACACGATTAGCACTGAGTCCACTCTGCATGCAATCGTAG
- the zgc:153738 gene encoding dynein regulatory complex protein 11 isoform X2, producing MSQRTYNQLWVDAQLELSHLLTEELPDEPRRPEKDRVVFFQRLAMLYVHYLQIFRQQEKVYDQVVQPQKRRVIRAILDGVMGRVLELKNEMVEKEFSEYHYMDDILHDLKLTPADLEIPIPRYFISDRSKEVQQRKTMLADILKLVEDTESPEPLMTKDMSQEEAIKIIQVSERARQGRLRAKLNEESRNMTRMYRTKEPAPDVIELASVCIQKVWRGHVQRKLAKIARDEEMIFLGMAMDPKYQVTVPAEITAQAGEACTRIKQEEHDEDYQKCAVALTNQLRDVECHDMSKTMKEQIRQWFIECRDAKGSFPDYPDAEDGGSALIFAEKTPQQLLEDIAAKEEEESKNKPKGKEEKKEKEKKEKGKKDKGKVAVEEEEAGLKMLPSAFLSDLEVVNKTFVDFWQTRNESRNFNQRHEVELIKEEKRKVVEAEIRVQVDEQMRQELAEWKIAVDKDKGGKTKGNAKKKKGSKSGKKKKKEKDLTSDRTLESLCQELVEQGLLKQADNVKLQDYMGDFSYLGTTLRQNDIEPMPSLSDVRQVLSLYAILPLGSQVVHEKFPLIKAILLAGPVGVGKKMLVHAICQETGASLFDLSPLNTAGKYPGKSGLAMMLHMVLKVARLLQPSVIWIEDAEKMFYKKVPKEEKELDPKRLKKDLSKSLKLIRGEDRVLIVGTTKNPLTADIKSLCKMYSKIILIPRPDYGSRHFLWKQLIRKQGGDVTRALDLSSLAKISDGYTPGHIVQNWYAKTPLGKKRIKAAAGKEEEEMAGKGKAAKKKKGKK from the exons ATGTCGCAAAG GACATACAACCAACTGTGGGTAGATGCTCAGTTGGAGTTGAGCCATCTGCTGACTGAGGAACTGCCTGATGAGCCCCGTCGCCCAGAAAAGGACAGGGTGGTGTTCTTCCAGCGTCTGGCCATGCTTTATGTGCACTACTTGCAGATCTTCAGACAGCAGGAGAAGGTCTATGACCAGGTGGTCCAGCCCCAGAAGAGAAGAGTTATCCGGGCGATTCTTGATGGTGTGATGGGGAGGGTGTTAGAGCTGAAGAATGAGATGGTGGAGAAAGAATTTTCAGAATACCACTACATGGATGATATCCTTCACGATTTGAAGCTTACACCT GCAGACCTTGAGATCCCTATCCCTCGCTATTTCATCAGCGATCGCAGCAAAGAAGTCCAACAACGAAAGACGATGCTGGCAGATATTCTTAAATTGGTGGAGGATACTGAAAGCCCAGAA CCTTTAATGACCAAGGACATGAGTCAAGAGGAGGCCATTAAGATCATCCAAGTGTCAGAGAGGGCCCGCCAAGGACGACTGAGGGCCAAGTTGAATGAAGAGAGCAGAAATATGACCAGGATGTACAGGACCAAAGAGCCTGCACCAGATGTCATTGAGTTGGCCTCAGTCTGCATTCAGAAG GTGTGGAGGGGCCACGTACAGAGGAAGCTGGCAAAGATTGCTCGGGATGAAGAAATGATTTTTCTGGGAATG GCCATGGATCCAAAATACCAGGTGACAGTCCCTGCAGAAATCACTGCCCAGGCCGGTGAAGCTTGTACACGGATTAAACAGGAGGAGCACGACGAAGACTATCAAAAGTGTGCAGTGGCCCTCACAAACCAACTACGAGACGTAGAGTGTCACGACATGAGCAAGACCATGAAAGAACAGATCCGACAGTGGTTCATTGAATGCCG TGATGCTAAAGGATCATTTCCAGATTACCCGGACGCAGAGGACGGAGGCTCAGCCCTCATTTTTGCTGAAAAGACCCCTCAGCAG TTATTGGAAGACATTGCTgcaaaggaagaggaggaatccaaaaacaaaccaaaagggaaggaggagaagaaggaaaaggagaagaaggaaaaggggaaaaaggACAAGGGGAAGGTTGCTGTGGAA GAAGAGGAGGCTGGGTTGAAGATGCTACCTTCGGCTTTTCTGTCAGACTTGGAAGTGGTAAACAAAACCTTTGTAG ATTTTTGGCAAACCCGCAACGAGTCCAGAAACTTCAACCAGAGGCACGAGGTGGAGCTGATCaaggaagaaaagaggaaagtcGTTGAGGCAGAGATTCGAGTACAG GTGGATGAGCAGATGAGACAAGAGCTGGCTGAATGGAAGATAGCTGTGGATAAAGACAAGGGCGGTAAAACCAAAGGAAATGCCAAG aaaaagaaaggatCTAAGAgtgggaagaagaaaaagaaggagaaagatTTGACATCTGATAG GACTCTTGAGTCTCTGTGTCAGGAGCTGGTGGAACAGGGCTTGTTAAAACAGGCAGATAATGTTAAGCTGCAGGATTACATGG GTGACTTTAGCTACCTTGGGACCACACTGAGGCAAAATGACATTGAGCCCATGCCGTCATTGTCAGACGTGCGACAGGTCTTATCTTTATATGCAATTTTACCATTAG GCTCTCAGGTGGTGCACGAGAAGTTTCCTCTGATAAAGGCCATCCTGCTGGCAGGACCGGTAGGTGTAGGCAAGAAGATGTTGGTCCACGCAATCTGCCAGGAGACGGGCGCCAGCCTGTTTGATCTGTCTCCTCTGAACACGGCAGGAAAGTACCCAGGAAAGAGTGGCCTCGCCATGATGCTCCACATGGTGTTAAAG GTTGCAAGACTGCTGCAACCTTCGGTGATATGGATTGAAGATGCAGAAAAAATGTTCTACAAGAAAGTTCccaaggaagaaaaagag TTGGATCCCAAACGCTTGAAGAAAGACTTGTCCAAGTCTCTCAAGTTGATCAGAGGGGAGGATCGTGTTCTGATAGTAGGAAcaactaaaaacccactgactgcTGATATCAAGTCACTGTGTAAAATGTACAGCAAAATCATCCTCATCCCAAGACCTGACTATGGCTCAAGACACT TCCTGTGGAAGCAGCTGATCAGAAAGCAGGGTGGCGACGTAACCAGGGCGCTGGACCTCAGCTCTCTTGCGAAAATTTCCGATGGCTACACGCCAGGTCACATAGTCCAG AACTGGTATGCCAAGACCCCCCTGGGAAAGAAGAGGATTAAAGCTGCCGcaggaaaggaggaagaggagatggcAGGTAAAGGCAAAGctgcaaagaagaagaaagggaagAAATAA
- the zgc:153738 gene encoding dynein regulatory complex protein 11 isoform X1, protein MSQRTYNQLWVDAQLELSHLLTEELPDEPRRPEKDRVVFFQRLAMLYVHYLQIFRQQEKVYDQVVQPQKRRVIRAILDGVMGRVLELKNEMVEKEFSEYHYMDDILHDLKLTPADLEIPIPRYFISDRSKEVQQRKTMLADILKLVEDTESPEPLMTKDMSQEEAIKIIQVSERARQGRLRAKLNEESRNMTRMYRTKEPAPDVIELASVCIQKVWRGHVQRKLAKIARDEEMIFLGMAMDPKYQVTVPAEITAQAGEACTRIKQEEHDEDYQKCAVALTNQLRDVECHDMSKTMKEQIRQWFIECRDAKGSFPDYPDAEDGGSALIFAEKTPQQLLEDIAAKEEEESKNKPKGKEEKKEKEKKEKGKKDKGKVAVEEEEAGLKMLPSAFLSDLEVVNKTFVDFWQTRNESRNFNQRHEVELIKEEKRKVVEAEIRVQVDEQMRQELAEWKIAVDKDKGGKTKGNAKKKKGSKSGKKKKKEKDLTSDRTLESLCQELVEQGLLKQADNVKLQDYMGDFSYLGTTLRQNDIEPMPSLSDVRQVLSLYAILPLGSQVVHEKFPLIKAILLAGPVGVGKKMLVHAICQETGASLFDLSPLNTAGKYPGKSGLAMMLHMVLKVARLLQPSVIWIEDAEKMFYKKVPKEEKELDPKRLKKDLSKSLKLIRGEDRVLIVGTTKNPLTADIKSLCKMYSKIILIPRPDYGSRHFLWKQLIRKQGGDVTRALDLSSLAKISDGYTPGHIVQVIQSILTKRRIIQQANKPLTAAEFVAPLAKIDPVFQEEEEALKNWYAKTPLGKKRIKAAAGKEEEEMAGKGKAAKKKKGKK, encoded by the exons ATGTCGCAAAG GACATACAACCAACTGTGGGTAGATGCTCAGTTGGAGTTGAGCCATCTGCTGACTGAGGAACTGCCTGATGAGCCCCGTCGCCCAGAAAAGGACAGGGTGGTGTTCTTCCAGCGTCTGGCCATGCTTTATGTGCACTACTTGCAGATCTTCAGACAGCAGGAGAAGGTCTATGACCAGGTGGTCCAGCCCCAGAAGAGAAGAGTTATCCGGGCGATTCTTGATGGTGTGATGGGGAGGGTGTTAGAGCTGAAGAATGAGATGGTGGAGAAAGAATTTTCAGAATACCACTACATGGATGATATCCTTCACGATTTGAAGCTTACACCT GCAGACCTTGAGATCCCTATCCCTCGCTATTTCATCAGCGATCGCAGCAAAGAAGTCCAACAACGAAAGACGATGCTGGCAGATATTCTTAAATTGGTGGAGGATACTGAAAGCCCAGAA CCTTTAATGACCAAGGACATGAGTCAAGAGGAGGCCATTAAGATCATCCAAGTGTCAGAGAGGGCCCGCCAAGGACGACTGAGGGCCAAGTTGAATGAAGAGAGCAGAAATATGACCAGGATGTACAGGACCAAAGAGCCTGCACCAGATGTCATTGAGTTGGCCTCAGTCTGCATTCAGAAG GTGTGGAGGGGCCACGTACAGAGGAAGCTGGCAAAGATTGCTCGGGATGAAGAAATGATTTTTCTGGGAATG GCCATGGATCCAAAATACCAGGTGACAGTCCCTGCAGAAATCACTGCCCAGGCCGGTGAAGCTTGTACACGGATTAAACAGGAGGAGCACGACGAAGACTATCAAAAGTGTGCAGTGGCCCTCACAAACCAACTACGAGACGTAGAGTGTCACGACATGAGCAAGACCATGAAAGAACAGATCCGACAGTGGTTCATTGAATGCCG TGATGCTAAAGGATCATTTCCAGATTACCCGGACGCAGAGGACGGAGGCTCAGCCCTCATTTTTGCTGAAAAGACCCCTCAGCAG TTATTGGAAGACATTGCTgcaaaggaagaggaggaatccaaaaacaaaccaaaagggaaggaggagaagaaggaaaaggagaagaaggaaaaggggaaaaaggACAAGGGGAAGGTTGCTGTGGAA GAAGAGGAGGCTGGGTTGAAGATGCTACCTTCGGCTTTTCTGTCAGACTTGGAAGTGGTAAACAAAACCTTTGTAG ATTTTTGGCAAACCCGCAACGAGTCCAGAAACTTCAACCAGAGGCACGAGGTGGAGCTGATCaaggaagaaaagaggaaagtcGTTGAGGCAGAGATTCGAGTACAG GTGGATGAGCAGATGAGACAAGAGCTGGCTGAATGGAAGATAGCTGTGGATAAAGACAAGGGCGGTAAAACCAAAGGAAATGCCAAG aaaaagaaaggatCTAAGAgtgggaagaagaaaaagaaggagaaagatTTGACATCTGATAG GACTCTTGAGTCTCTGTGTCAGGAGCTGGTGGAACAGGGCTTGTTAAAACAGGCAGATAATGTTAAGCTGCAGGATTACATGG GTGACTTTAGCTACCTTGGGACCACACTGAGGCAAAATGACATTGAGCCCATGCCGTCATTGTCAGACGTGCGACAGGTCTTATCTTTATATGCAATTTTACCATTAG GCTCTCAGGTGGTGCACGAGAAGTTTCCTCTGATAAAGGCCATCCTGCTGGCAGGACCGGTAGGTGTAGGCAAGAAGATGTTGGTCCACGCAATCTGCCAGGAGACGGGCGCCAGCCTGTTTGATCTGTCTCCTCTGAACACGGCAGGAAAGTACCCAGGAAAGAGTGGCCTCGCCATGATGCTCCACATGGTGTTAAAG GTTGCAAGACTGCTGCAACCTTCGGTGATATGGATTGAAGATGCAGAAAAAATGTTCTACAAGAAAGTTCccaaggaagaaaaagag TTGGATCCCAAACGCTTGAAGAAAGACTTGTCCAAGTCTCTCAAGTTGATCAGAGGGGAGGATCGTGTTCTGATAGTAGGAAcaactaaaaacccactgactgcTGATATCAAGTCACTGTGTAAAATGTACAGCAAAATCATCCTCATCCCAAGACCTGACTATGGCTCAAGACACT TCCTGTGGAAGCAGCTGATCAGAAAGCAGGGTGGCGACGTAACCAGGGCGCTGGACCTCAGCTCTCTTGCGAAAATTTCCGATGGCTACACGCCAGGTCACATAGTCCAGGTGATCCAGAGCATCCTCACCAAGCGTCGCATCATACAGCAGGCGAACAAGCCGCTGACCGCTGCCGAGTTTGTTGCTCCATTAGCCAAGATTGACCCTGTGTttcaggaagaagaagaggcccTTAAA AACTGGTATGCCAAGACCCCCCTGGGAAAGAAGAGGATTAAAGCTGCCGcaggaaaggaggaagaggagatggcAGGTAAAGGCAAAGctgcaaagaagaagaaagggaagAAATAA